The Neobacillus sp. OS1-2 genome includes a window with the following:
- the pnpS gene encoding two-component system histidine kinase PnpS, with protein MTKFRTRIFIILIFLMIIVLVGLGILLGQLFKYDFLESLNEQIKVEIWWILTSGLGIAVVVIIILGIRITTRYTKPIKAATEVAIELAHGNYRARTTVNRFDDAGMLGKSINMLAENLQDLSKSHEMQQDRLSVLIENMGAGLVLIDSRGYINLINKGYIEIFHIDSKDYLNKLYYEVIENEEICRLVEEVFRTEQNASKQLLLSFLIERRYFVVYGVPIIGTNKVWKGVLLVFHDITELKRLEQMRKDFVANVSHELKTPVTSIKGFTETLLDGAMNNHETLEAFLSIILKESDRLQSLIQDLLELSKIEQQGFRLNLQEFELRTLLEDVITLLSGKAEEKNIRLEFYCNRNQVIMNGDTDRLKQVFINLIGNAITYTPVEGDVKIILLENEKNVRIHVKDSGVGIDEEEIPRIFERFYRVDRARSRNSGGTGLGLAIVKHLIEAHHGNISVRSTVGEGSEFIIELQKN; from the coding sequence ATGACAAAGTTCCGCACAAGGATATTTATTATCTTAATCTTTTTAATGATTATTGTTTTAGTCGGATTAGGTATACTGCTTGGGCAGTTATTTAAATATGACTTTTTAGAATCACTTAATGAACAGATAAAAGTTGAAATATGGTGGATCCTTACTAGTGGTCTGGGAATTGCTGTGGTTGTCATCATCATATTGGGCATCCGAATTACCACAAGGTATACCAAGCCAATAAAAGCGGCTACAGAGGTCGCAATTGAACTTGCACATGGAAACTACCGTGCCAGAACAACGGTGAATCGTTTTGATGATGCGGGAATGCTTGGAAAGTCGATTAATATGCTGGCGGAAAACCTTCAAGATCTCTCAAAGTCACATGAAATGCAACAGGACCGCTTAAGTGTTTTGATTGAGAACATGGGAGCAGGGTTAGTGTTAATCGATAGCCGCGGGTACATAAACCTAATCAATAAAGGCTATATTGAGATCTTTCATATAGATTCGAAAGATTACTTAAATAAACTTTATTACGAGGTCATTGAAAATGAGGAAATCTGTCGATTAGTTGAAGAAGTATTCCGGACTGAGCAAAATGCAAGTAAACAATTACTCCTTTCATTTTTGATTGAACGTCGATATTTTGTTGTTTATGGAGTCCCGATTATTGGAACTAATAAGGTTTGGAAAGGGGTATTGCTCGTATTTCACGACATTACCGAATTAAAAAGACTTGAGCAAATGCGCAAGGATTTTGTGGCTAATGTTTCCCATGAACTAAAAACCCCCGTTACCTCCATAAAAGGGTTTACCGAAACACTTTTGGATGGGGCGATGAACAATCATGAAACATTAGAAGCATTCCTTTCGATCATTTTAAAAGAAAGTGATCGGCTTCAATCACTTATTCAAGACTTGCTGGAGCTTTCCAAAATAGAGCAGCAAGGCTTTCGATTAAATCTACAAGAATTTGAGTTGCGTACACTTCTAGAAGATGTGATCACACTCCTTTCCGGTAAAGCAGAGGAGAAGAACATCCGGCTCGAATTTTATTGCAACCGGAACCAAGTGATCATGAATGGTGACACAGACCGCCTAAAACAAGTATTTATCAACTTAATAGGCAATGCCATAACCTATACTCCAGTTGAGGGGGATGTGAAAATTATCCTCTTAGAAAATGAAAAGAATGTGCGGATTCATGTAAAAGACTCGGGTGTGGGAATTGATGAGGAAGAAATACCGCGGATTTTTGAGCGTTTTTACCGGGTTGACCGTGCCCGAAGCCGGAATTCAGGCGGGACTGGTTTGGGTTTAGCGATTGTTAAACATTTAATTGAAGCTCATCATGGGAACATAAGTGTCAGAAGTACAGTGGGCGAAGGCAGTGAATTTATTATTGAGCTACAAAAGAATTAA
- a CDS encoding response regulator transcription factor, translated as MKNKVLVVDDEQSIVTLLQYNLEQAGFEVITAMDGIEGKQLAETETPDIIVLDLMLPKLDGMEVCKQLRQNNIMTPILMLTAKDDELDKILGLELGADDYMVKPFSPREVIARVKAILRRTQIQTEITVENDTTEEQIQIGKITIFPEKYEAYFNDQHLELTLKEFELLLYLAQNKGRVLTRDQLLSAVWNYDFAGDTRIVDVHISHLREKIEEETKKPVYIKTIRGLGYKLEEPKGE; from the coding sequence ATGAAAAATAAAGTACTTGTTGTCGATGATGAACAGTCAATTGTCACCTTATTGCAATATAATTTAGAACAAGCAGGCTTTGAAGTTATAACAGCAATGGATGGTATAGAGGGGAAACAGTTAGCTGAAACAGAGACACCTGATATCATCGTTTTGGATTTAATGCTGCCAAAGTTAGATGGAATGGAAGTATGTAAGCAGCTTCGCCAAAATAATATCATGACTCCCATTTTAATGCTGACGGCAAAAGATGACGAACTTGATAAAATTTTGGGCCTTGAGCTTGGGGCAGACGATTATATGGTAAAACCATTCAGCCCGCGTGAAGTTATTGCCCGTGTGAAAGCTATTTTAAGAAGAACACAAATACAAACAGAAATAACGGTGGAAAATGATACTACAGAAGAGCAAATTCAAATAGGGAAAATAACCATCTTCCCCGAAAAATACGAGGCATACTTTAATGATCAACATCTTGAGTTAACACTTAAGGAATTTGAATTACTTCTCTACCTTGCACAAAATAAAGGCCGGGTGTTAACTCGGGATCAATTACTAAGCGCCGTTTGGAATTATGACTTTGCTGGCGATACTAGAATTGTGGATGTACATATTTCACATCTTCGAGAAAAAATTGAAGAGGAAACTAAAAAGCCTGTATATATCAAAACCATTCGCGGCCTTGGCTACAAATTGGAGGAACCTAAAGGAGAATGA
- a CDS encoding nuclease-related domain-containing protein, producing the protein MAYKPRFVPMDLLALRILDIRMKLSQEEHRYYLNKEKGFEGEVQFDLLTEQLQSDCLILNDLLLEVDNSSFQLDTTIIYQDTIFPFEVKNFEGDFIYKPDSLEATYGKEYKNPLDQLKRSKFSLGQLLKKLGYHFAIEGSVVFINSEFTLFQAPPNEPFIFPTQLNALMKKLNARPSKLTNKHKMLADKLVSLHQTKSSYTKLPAYNYGKLRKGFTCAKCKSFNVSNPDGERKIVCTTCGNVESIEAVVLRNVKEIKLLFPDMKITTTCVHEWCGAGVSMKAINRILTKNFRRVGHGKFSYYVND; encoded by the coding sequence ATGGCCTATAAACCTCGCTTTGTCCCCATGGATTTATTAGCTCTTAGAATTTTAGACATACGAATGAAATTGTCTCAAGAGGAGCATAGGTATTATTTAAATAAGGAAAAGGGTTTTGAAGGTGAAGTTCAGTTTGACTTATTGACTGAGCAGCTTCAAAGTGATTGCCTCATTCTAAATGATTTGCTGCTTGAGGTTGACAACTCGTCTTTCCAGCTTGATACCACAATCATATACCAAGATACCATTTTCCCTTTCGAAGTAAAAAACTTTGAAGGAGATTTCATTTACAAACCTGACAGTCTGGAAGCAACTTATGGTAAGGAATATAAGAATCCTCTTGACCAATTAAAACGAAGCAAATTCTCGCTCGGCCAATTACTCAAAAAGCTTGGCTATCATTTTGCCATTGAGGGATCCGTTGTGTTTATTAACTCCGAATTCACCTTATTCCAGGCCCCCCCAAACGAACCCTTTATTTTCCCAACACAGTTAAATGCATTGATGAAAAAATTAAATGCCCGGCCATCAAAGCTTACTAATAAGCACAAGATGCTTGCTGATAAGCTGGTATCATTACATCAAACCAAATCATCATATACAAAGTTACCGGCTTATAATTATGGTAAATTGCGAAAAGGCTTCACATGTGCAAAGTGCAAATCGTTTAACGTTTCCAACCCGGATGGTGAAAGGAAGATTGTGTGTACTACATGCGGGAATGTGGAAAGTATTGAGGCTGTGGTATTGCGGAATGTAAAAGAGATTAAGCTATTGTTTCCGGATATGAAAATTACGACTACTTGTGTTCATGAGTGGTGTGGCGCGGGTGTTTCTATGAAGGCAATAAATAGGATACTTACAAAAAACTTTAGAAGAGTGGGTCATGGTAAATTTTCATACTATGTAAATGATTGA
- a CDS encoding MaoC/PaaZ C-terminal domain-containing protein: MLLGKKRKLGRRIEEITVGEKLVLTEKIEDKDLLLYLGLTDDANPLYIQHDYASQTPFERPLVPSIMLIGMITSAISKYLPGPGSHVLGQEIEFPKPVYHYGTVELLLEVIDVDHYEHTVLVSVLGSNEKKETVISGKFKVCPPHKLEEIHGKALENF, translated from the coding sequence ATGCTTTTAGGAAAAAAGAGAAAACTAGGGCGAAGAATTGAGGAAATAACCGTAGGTGAAAAATTAGTACTAACAGAGAAAATTGAAGACAAGGATCTTCTTCTCTATCTGGGATTAACCGATGATGCCAACCCTCTCTATATTCAACATGACTATGCATCACAAACTCCGTTCGAGAGACCACTTGTTCCTAGTATTATGCTAATAGGAATGATCACTTCTGCCATTTCAAAATATTTACCAGGGCCAGGAAGCCATGTCTTAGGCCAAGAGATTGAGTTTCCGAAACCTGTCTATCATTACGGAACGGTCGAGCTATTGCTTGAAGTGATTGACGTGGATCATTATGAGCATACAGTTTTGGTGAGCGTCTTAGGTTCTAATGAAAAAAAGGAAACCGTCATTAGTGGGAAATTCAAGGTATGCCCGCCGCATAAATTAGAAGAAATTCATGGGAAGGCCTTGGAGAATTTTTAA
- the mdh gene encoding malate dehydrogenase, with translation MSLKRKKVSVIGGGFTGATTAFLLAQKELGDVVLVDIAPMENPTKGKALDMLEASPVQGFDANITGTSNYEDTRDSDIVVITAGIARKPGMSRDDLVQTNQKVMKSVTQEIVKYSPNSTIIVLTNPVDAMTYTVFKESGFPKNRVIGQSGVLDTARFRTFVAQELNLSVKDVTGFVLGGHGDDMVPLVRYSYAGGIPLETLIPKDRLEAIVERTRKGGGEIVNLLGNGSAYYAPAASLVEMCEAILKDQRRVLPSIAYLEGEFGYEGIYLGVPTILGGNGIEKIIELDLTADEKAALDKSVESVRNVMQVLV, from the coding sequence ATGTCATTAAAACGTAAAAAGGTTTCTGTAATCGGCGGCGGATTCACTGGTGCTACAACTGCATTTTTACTTGCTCAAAAAGAACTTGGAGACGTTGTTTTAGTTGATATCGCTCCAATGGAAAACCCTACAAAAGGTAAAGCATTAGATATGCTTGAAGCTAGCCCAGTTCAAGGCTTTGATGCGAATATCACTGGTACTTCAAATTATGAAGATACTCGCGATTCTGATATCGTTGTCATTACCGCCGGAATTGCCCGCAAGCCAGGCATGAGCCGTGATGATTTAGTGCAAACAAACCAAAAGGTAATGAAAAGTGTAACACAGGAGATTGTGAAATACTCTCCAAACAGTACAATTATTGTTTTAACAAACCCTGTTGATGCGATGACTTACACCGTATTCAAAGAGTCTGGTTTCCCTAAAAACCGGGTAATTGGTCAATCTGGTGTACTTGATACTGCTCGTTTCCGTACATTTGTTGCGCAAGAATTAAATCTATCTGTAAAAGATGTAACTGGTTTTGTTCTTGGCGGCCATGGCGATGATATGGTACCGCTTGTGCGTTACTCCTATGCCGGTGGAATTCCATTAGAAACCTTAATTCCTAAAGATCGTCTTGAGGCCATTGTTGAGCGCACTCGTAAAGGCGGCGGTGAAATCGTTAACCTTCTTGGTAACGGAAGTGCCTATTATGCCCCTGCAGCTTCTTTAGTTGAGATGTGTGAAGCAATCCTTAAAGATCAACGTCGTGTATTACCATCCATTGCATACCTTGAGGGCGAGTTTGGCTATGAAGGCATTTATCTTGGTGTTCCAACTATCCTCGGTGGAAATGGTATCGAAAAAATAATTGAATTAGATCTTACAGCAGACGAAAAAGCTGCATTAGATAAGTCTGTTGAATCTGTTCGAAATGTAATGCAAGTATTGGTGTAA